One genomic segment of Acanthochromis polyacanthus isolate Apoly-LR-REF ecotype Palm Island chromosome 9, KAUST_Apoly_ChrSc, whole genome shotgun sequence includes these proteins:
- the gtf2b gene encoding transcription initiation factor IIB translates to MASTSRGEALALPRVQCPNHPDTILVEDYRAGDMICPECGLVVGDRVIDVGSEWRTFSNEKALKDPSRVGDAQNPLLNGGDLTTMISKGTGAASFDEFGNSKYQNRRTMSSSDRAMLNAFKEISTMADRINLPRNIIDRTNNLFKQVYEQKSLKGRANDAIASACLYIACRQEGVPRTFKEICAVSRISKKEIGRCFKLILKALETSVDLITTGDFMSRFCSNLGLPKQVQMAATFIARKAVELDLVPGRSPISVAAAAIYMASQASAEKKTQKEIGDIAGVADVTIRQSYRLIYPRAAELFPPDFKFDTPVDKLPQL, encoded by the exons CGGAGAAGCTCTGGCCCTTCCCAGGGTTCAGTGTCCAAACCACCCCGATACCATACTGGTGGAGGACTACAGAGCCGGGGACATGATTTGTCCCGAATGTGGCCTTGTCGTAG GTGATCGTGTGATTGATGTCGGCTCAGAGTGGAGAACGTTTTCCAACGAGAAAGCCCTCAAAGATCCGTCTAGAGTCGGAGATGCTCAGAACCCTCTCCTCAATGGAGGAGACCTCACCACCATGATCAGCAAG GGAACCGGTGCGGCCAGTTTTGATGAGTTCGGCAATTCAAAATACCAGAACCGGCGAACCATGAGCAGCTCTGACCGCGCCATGCTCAACGCCTTCAAAGAAATCAGCACCATGGCGGATCGCATCAACCTGCCAAGGAATATTATA GACAGAACAAACAACTTATTCAAGCAGGTTTATGAACAGAAGAGCCTGAAGGGACGAGCCAACGATGCCATTGCATCGGCCTGTCTCTACATCGCCTGCAGGCAAGAGGGTGTACCAAGAACCTTTAAAG AAATCTGCGCCGTCTCCCGGATCTCAAAGAAAGAGATCGGTCGGTGCTTTAAGCTCATCCTGAAGGCCCTTGAGACCAGCGTGGACCTCATCACCACAGGAGACTTCATGTCTCGTTTCTGCTCCAACCTCGGCTTGCCCAAACAGGTGCAAATGGCGGCTACCTTCATCGCTCGGAAGGCTGTGGAGCTCGACCTCGTGCCCGGCAGGAGTCCCATCTCAGTGGCTGCAGCAGCCATCTACATGGCCTCCCAGGCCTCTGCAGAGAAGAAGACCCAGAAGG AAATCGGAGACATCGCCGGCGTGGCAGACGTCACCATCAGACAGTCGTACCGCCTCATCTATCCACGCGCTGCAGAACTTTTCCCTCCAGACTTCAAATTTGACACGCCGGTCGATAAACTGCCCCAACTGTGA